Genomic window (Maylandia zebra isolate NMK-2024a linkage group LG11, Mzebra_GT3a, whole genome shotgun sequence):
TTTAAAAGGGCATATagttcaaataaaaatagaggTATTTTAGGTGACCTCTATAAAGGATTAACAAATATGAAATTACACTCAACCTTGTATATCAAAACAAAATGGGAAATTGAGGGAGGAATAGAGATAAAAGGAGGATGAGTGGACAACAATATGGGCATATCAATGGAAACGTAGCAGCTCACAGAGCTGGAGGGAATTTGGGTGGAAATGCCTGATAAGATATTTTATTACACCTCACCAAAAATCTCACTATGAAGGTAACCCTCCCACTTGCTGGAGAAATTGTGGAAATACAAATGCTAATCACTATCACATTTTCTGGGACTGTCATGTTATTAAAACTTAGTGGAAGGGAATACATGCAGCAATACAAGAGACATTTGGAAGATGTTTACCTTTGGAAAGTAAAAGTCTATTATTTGGACTTATTCCAGAAGGATGGACAAAGAACGATAAATacttgtttaatattttactggCAGCAGGAAAAAAGccatcacagaaaaaaaaagaaaaaagattttgaCTTTGTTAACTACTAGAAGACTAGAGGAAATATTAGTTAcattaatggaaacaaaaacactccctatatttatttatctttcctttttccttatgtattttttatttatgttgttttgcttctttttctttgcttcttcTTTCGTTCTTATTGTATGgatattttagttgtttaaatatagaaaaaaagaaaaaatatatgtacTGAAAGATAGCTGAAGTTGATGGTATTGTATAGTGATTctaaaatgtcaataaaaaaaagaaagaaattattcaGTTAGCGGTTTTGTTTTGTGCGAAACTTTTATAGAAATGTCACAGGAACCGTCCAGCAATTCAGTGTCTCACAGAGAAACGAGAGAGGAAGGACCGCCCAACTCAGGGGAGAGAGGAATAGTCCAGGGCATGGAGCCCAAAAAGAAAATTCGCATAAGCGAGATAGAGGGGGTGCCCTTAAAGATAACACTGCAGATTGGAGCACTTGAGCAAAATGTGCATGAACTTGAGGAAACGCAAGAGTTTCTCCTTGAACAGAACAAcaccattgttgttcagctgtcCAAGGCTGAAAGCGAGAGAAATGAACTAAAGAAACGGAATGCAGATCTCGAGAAAGCTTTGAAAACTATTCAGTGTCAAGTGGAAGAATTACAGTTTTCAAAAACCAAAAATGCTGCTGAACCTGAGGGACTTGAGACTCCTGTTGCTCAACCACCTCAGGACGAGGTGAACCTTACCATTTTCTTAAAGCCAGAAATCAACTTTTTTCGGAGCAACTTACCACGAAACCCAAAAACTGTAAATCAAAGCAAATTGCTGATTCTGTTTTCCACAAGTTGCATTTGAGTTGAACATGTTGTCAAATAGGTTAGACTTTGGTTAAGAGCTTTGTTTTGAAGCTTCTTATCCTCTGGGAACAGGTAGATGTCAACTCCATAAAAATGTGTTGCACAGCTTTAAATGTGTACTTGAGTTCTTTGGGAAAATCCATGTTGAGCCCATAAAGTAGGCCAAACAGGTAGGCAAAGGCAGTGGGAAGGTCTGGCAGATCATCAAGAATAATGTCCTCTTCCAAAACAATGGCAGTGTTGACCACTGTGGACTGCGAGTTGGGTCCCACGTAGTCCTCCAGAACAGTGAGGATGCCCACCGTAACACCTCGGGTTGCCCTCTCAACTGGATCTGTATcctatgcaaaaaaaacaaaaacaaaacaaaaaaaaacccccagtaCATATAAGTCTCTGAAAACCAAATCCGAAGATTGAGTAGATCTGCATGCTCACCAGACATGTTAAGAAGAGTTTGGTCTCGTCGTCGCGAACAAATATCGGTAACCCTTCCAAACTGATGGTTCATCAATGCTCGACTATGTTTGAGACCTAAAACAAGGAAATCAAATAAGACTCAGTCTCATTTATAAACCtaccattttgtttttaaaacacattaagTTTTGTTGCTAAAAATACAGTCTTAAGAAATAAGATGTTGAAATTAGTTATTGCAGATAATTGCTCATGGTTTtgtcagttgtttttttaaagtaattttgaTGTGCAAGAAATGTAGCACACTTATTACAACATGTATAACAAAAAGTGCCATGACCTGCCATCTGCCAAACACACAGCGCTGCTTGTTAGCTTATAATCCCATTCAGGACACTTTCTGAAAACTATTGAATATTTACTAAATTGATGTAAAAATTGTTAAAATATCTTTCTTTACAGTGGGAACTTCAGGTTCCTCATAAACCAGACAccaatacatttttatatatattaccTGTTCATCAAACTTCCGCAACAGGGAATCCATGTCATTGCAGAAAGCAGCTTTTTTAATTCGATACAGCTTAATCAGCCGAAGTGAGTAAGTGTCGAGGGCAGTCATGAAGGTCCCCATGAGATCCTTGGTAATGCGTGAGAATTCCGCACAAATctacaaagcaacaaaaaataaaaaaaatattaaaaaaaaaataaattaaaaaaaaaaatagaaaactttTAAAGGTACATTATATAAAAATGACATTGTTTTCAAATTTGGTTAAAACAGcttaatttcaaaacatttagtTAGTCTCGGCTGATCTATTTGTCAGGTCttgattggattttttttttcccccttttagtGGTAGTGGTGGTACAAATTATAACTGacgcatttaaaaaaaaaaaaaaaaaaaaaatctgatcggCAGATTTTACATTAAGTATATAGAATACCTAATCAAATGCTGATTAGACAAAATAATGGTTTCAACTGTTACAGGATGCattgaagaaaagaaataaatcagtaaattgtattttaaattcattgcaaaaatttcattaattttgtaGTTATGTAAGAATGAAGTAAGAATAACATCCTGTGGTCAAATTTGGATACTTTCATAACACGCAAGTGACTTTCTCAATCCTGTTCTGTGAGTTTCATGGCTGTTGCCTGCTAAGGGTCAGCACCAAAAGATTCTAGATGCCCAGTGAAGACAAGTCATTGCAAAAActgtggttcagggggttgggaagctcatctatAACCAGAAGGATGCTGGTTCTGTCCcccagctctctctgtcctggtcgttgtatccttgggcaagaccctTTAcgctaccacctactggtgttggccagaggggccaatgtgcgatatggcagcgtcgcttctgtcagtctaccccagggcagctgtggctataaCTGTGGTTTCCCTGCACcgatgtgtgaatgtgagagtgagtaagtagtggaattgtaaagcgctttgggtgcccaGCAAAGAGCgaaataaatgcaatccattattatacaCGGTAAGTTGACAAGTAAATAGATTTCACTTCAATCGAGTTGTTGGTAATACCAAAATTAGCTTCATATTTTTAGAGCcaactattttttttatattttaccatTAGCATTGTTAGCTCAACGGTAGCCTTCAACCTTTTCTACAAGATATTGGAGTGATACAAACAGATATTTCTCAAGGGCACAAGAAATGGAGCTCACGTTCATTTACTCACCCAGACAAGTTTCGAGGCATTTGGAGTTGATCAAAAAATTTTTTATATCATATAAAATCAACTTTTTCGagcttttaaacacattttaatgttatttcCTTAGATTAAAAACCCTCCACAGTGGTTTTTGGCTTAATTCAGGCATTTCTTAGTTGTCTCAGTGAATCCTTTCCCCATAACCGTGGCTCAGCTCTCTCCTGCAAAACGACTGACTCGTAACATTGGGATTAAAATTTCTTTCTAACAACTCCAAATACCTTGAAATTTGTCTGGGTGAGTAAATGAACGTTTTCCATTCTAGAAATAAgaccacactgaaaaaaaatggaaGTTTTCCTTTAAATATTTAAGAGATTATCTAACCTGTTCTTTCAAGAAGAGACCTGGCCATCTGAGCTGCATTTCCTTGACCAAGGGCTGCATCTCCACAACTTCTTTCCTCCTGAGAGAGAATGTGATGTCCATCTTTTGGGTGATGAGTGCCATGTTCTTATCCCTCTTCATTTCATCTTCCAAAATGCATCTTTCATTTTCAAGAGACTCATTATTGTAGTTTTCTGGGGCATCAGGGATAAAGTTGACTTCACCTCGCTTTGGTTTCTTTAAGGAAAATCTATTTGTGCCACTGTCATCTTcttcccctcttttttttcgATTGTCTGCAACTTCACTACATTCAGCTTGACTTAGCTTGGAACGGTAGTTGGCAAGCTTGAACTTAATGCTTGTTGCCCAACCATCATATCCTGTGCCATTGCCGGGCTCTTTGAGGCAGGGATGTTTTGAAACTAGCTCCTGGGCAACAGACGTTATTTCATTCTTGTCAGGGTAGGCTTTGATTGCAAACATTTCTTGTGCCAGCTTGTCTAGAACTTCCATCTTGATGTCTCTTGTTACACTTAAATTTGCCCCTGCTTTCTCATATACCTCGTTGCCCTTGCAAAGTTTTAACTCTACATCATAGGAAAAGGTTGGGCTAGGAAATGGATTTGGCCACT
Coding sequences:
- the LOC101471133 gene encoding uncharacterized protein LOC101471133, coding for MEVLDKLAQEMFAIKAYPDKNEITSVAQELVSKHPCLKEPGNGTGYDGWATSIKFKLANYRSKLSQAECSEVADNRKKRGEEDDSGTNRFSLKKPKRGEVNFIPDAPENYNNESLENERCILEDEMKRDKNMALITQKMDITFSLRRKEVVEMQPLVKEMQLRWPGLFLKEQICAEFSRITKDLMGTFMTALDTYSLRLIKLYRIKKAAFCNDMDSLLRKFDEQVSNIVEH